The genomic segment AGGACCGCTCCGACACCGAGGAGAACAACCGCGCGTTGTTCTTCATGACCAACATCGTGCCGCAGGCGCCGGCGTGTAACCAGAAGGGCTGGGAGCGGCTGGAGGCCCACTGCCGGGACCTGGCCCACAAGGGCAGCGAGTTGTACATCGCCGCCGGTCCGCACGGCCAGGGCGGCGCCGGCACCGACGGCAAGAAGGACGTCATCGGTCACGGGCCGACGAAGATCGAGGTGCCGGCGGCGGTGTGGAAGGTGGTCCTGGTGCTCCCGAGCGGGGACGCGGTGCCGGACGCGCGGGCGCGAACGATCGCGGTGTGGATGCCGAACGATCAGACGGTCACCGACGACTGGAAGAAGTACGCGGTCACCATTGCGGAAGTGGAGCAGCGCACGGGGTACAAGTTCTTCCCGCTCGTCCCGGAGGACGTGGCGGCCGCGCTCAAGGGCCGGGCCGATGCCGGCCCGTGAGCCCGCACCTACCACCCCTCATCGACCGGCGGCGGGACGTAGGCCCCCGACCGGAGCCGCTCGGCGTACCGGTTCAACTGGCGCCAGTACGCGATCCAGTAGCAAAACGCGATCGGGTAGCAGATGAACGCGGGGTAGAACAGGCACCCGGTCGCGAGCAGCACCAGGACCGTGAGCCCGTACCGGCGGCCGTACGGCTCCTCCGGATCGTCCATGCCCCGCTCGCGGAACTCGTTGCGCAACGACTCCGCCACCCGCTCGACGGTGACCGTCAACCAGATGAAGTTGAAGATCGGAATCAGGTTCAGCCACACCTGGGCCGGTTCCATCCGCCGGTGCTCGGGACTGACCCGGCGCAAGACGCGCCCCACCGCCGATACGAACGAGGCGACCAGAATCAGCGCCAGCACGAGACCGCCGGCGAACACGCCGACGAAGAACAACTGCTCCAACATGCGGTCGTGCTGTCGGTACATACGGCCACACGCGAGGTTAAAGGGAACTCACACATGAACCCGCCGAGCTGTCTCTTGTCGGGAACAGCATGGGGCACCCCTTTGACCCGTGCGAGGGGCAGCACCCACCATAAGAGACGACGTCAACGGGTTCAGGTCTCGGAGAACCCGAGCGAGCGGGCGAAATTCCCGCTTCCCCTTCGCGGTGTTCGGGTGGTCCGGCTCAGTCTCGGCGCCGGCGCGGGCGGTCGTCCTCGTCCTCATAGCGGCGCCGGCGGCGCGGGCGGTCGTCGTCATCATCCTCATCGTCCTCATCGCGGCGCCGGCGCGGGCGGCCGTCCTCATCGTCCTCATCGTCCTCATCGTCGTCGTAGTAGTACGCGCCGCGAGCGAGCCGGCCGCTGAAGCCCGCAATCTTCACCCAGTAGACGATGCCACAAATCAGCGACCCGAGTGAGAGCAACGGACCGATGACCGGAATCCAGCCGCCGAAACCCAGTGCGCACGCCGCGATACCGACGCCGTATCCGTAATCGACCCCTCTCCGGGACCAGCCGCGGCTGCGGAACTCCTGCTTGAGCGATTCGGCGACCCGAATGACGGTGATGAACTGCCAAACCAGATTGAAGAGCGGAATCAGGTTCAGCCACACCATCGCCGGCTCCATCGTCCGATTGCGCGGCCGACAGCGCGCGAGAGCCTTGTGCAGTGTGAGCAGAAAGAGAATCCCGATGAGCAGCACAACGGCGATGAGGGCGAAGCCGACAAGGAGGAGTAGCGCCCACTCCGAGTCAGCGTTGCGCCTCTGGGCGAACTGTGACAACATACACATACCCCTTGAGCGGAACGCGGACGCACTAGCCTGAGAACCGACGCTCATTTCGCGGCGTTCAACTGCCGCAGCACGTACGGCAGGATGCCGCCGTTCTTGTAGTACTGGACCTCCTGCGGCGTGTCGATGCGGCACACGGCCTTGAAAGCAACGGTGGTGCCGTCGGGCCGCGTCGCGGTGACGGTCAGCTCCCGGGCCGGGCCGTCGAAGTTCTTCTCCAGGCCGGCCACCAGCCCGCCGAAGTCGTACACCTCTTCGCCCGTCAGCCCGTGGCTCGCGGCGCTCTCACCGGTCTTGAACTGGAGCGGCAGGACGCCCATGCCGACGAGGTTGCTGCGGTGGATGCGCTCGTAGCTCTCGGCCAGCACCACCTTCACGCCGAGCAGGAGCGTGCCCTTGGCCGCCCAGTCGCGGGACGACCCGGAGCCGTACTCCTTGCCGCCGATGATGACCAGCGGGACGCCGTCCTTCTGGTACGCCATCGCCGCGTCGAAGATGCTCACCACCTCGTCCCCGGGCAGGTGCCGGGTGAACCCGCCTTCCACGACCGAGCCGTCCTCGCGCGGCGGGACGAGCCGGTTCCGCAGCCGCACGTTGGCGAACGTGCCGCGCATCATCACCTCGTGGTGCCCGCGCCGCGCCCCGTACTGGTTGAAGTCCTTCTGGGCGACCCCGTGCTCCAGCAGGTACTTGCCGGCCGCCGAGTCCTTCTTGATGTTACCGGCGGGCGAGATGTGGTCCGTCGTGATGCTGTCGCCCAGGAGCGCCAGCACCCGCGCGCCCTCGATCTCGTGGACGGCCGAGGGCACCACGCCCATCGTCCGGAAGTACGGCGGGTTGGCGATGTACGTGGAGGTGGCGCTCCACGAGTACAGGGCGCCGGTGGGCACCTGGAGCGCCTTCCACTGCGCGTCCCCCTCGTACACGCGGCCGTAGATCCGTTCGAACGCCTCGCGGGTGATGGACCGGTCGATGACCGCCGCGACCTCTTCGT from the Frigoriglobus tundricola genome contains:
- a CDS encoding DNA/RNA non-specific endonuclease codes for the protein MASNSPLDKLSPTQRLALAVAILVIGAVITQVRGCKQPGPAPQPGEPGQTLANRNVRFGLPAGAKPDPESRDAYLIDRPQYVLSYNDTKKVPNWVCWNLTATDVGHTKRTVSFEPDPDLPAGFHRVTSGAYTGGGFDRGHMCPSKDRSDTEENNRALFFMTNIVPQAPACNQKGWERLEAHCRDLAHKGSELYIAAGPHGQGGAGTDGKKDVIGHGPTKIEVPAAVWKVVLVLPSGDAVPDARARTIAVWMPNDQTVTDDWKKYAVTIAEVEQRTGYKFFPLVPEDVAAALKGRADAGP